The genomic window ATTGTTTAACAAGGAATTAACACGCAATTGGGTTAAATCCTGGGTAGCTTGAAGCGACTTTAattcgtagaaaaagtcaaatgcGGGAGAATTGCTTGGAAAACTCGATTCCAGTAGCATTTActtccatgtgaattttttttcagtggggttGGACAATGCAGTTAGAATACGtaataaaatgcaggttgtttacaagaacATGACACGTGATAGAGCGAAGTGCaatgtggcaaaatggaatttgattggtgaaatacaattcaagcacgtgaaaaattgcctgatgttcatgtagtgcaatgattgggtatgttctgattggactttggacGTTGTTTTCTTGGTAAGTGATAGAATTTAAGTTGTTTGGCGTGTGCGTTGTGagtaaaggagcggaaaaacacgttttaactttaaaatttaaatgtattcCTTTCACATCCTAATAAATCTCGGATCAattcagtatctgggcaactgcccacctacccctgttgttgagttaggggaggggtaggtgggcagttgcccagatactgatattgatcctaaaTCTCTTCCTTAACCGGCTAGACTCTCGCGAAGGCCACCAACCATTACACTTatcaaatgagccaaaatttctggtaaatgtcattctttgtgcacagccccgTAATCCACGacataatttacaagaaaacaatacccaaaCACTGTGAATGGTACAACATATCCAAATGATGATAATACGGACCACGTGCGAAACTGTCGATTGTTTCTCGAATTTTGCGCGGGTTAAATATTAAATAGTGACTTCTCATTTACATCCATATCTaattttattacgttggtaaaatctgtctagacatcacaccaaccaactcgcacgcaaagtgagaagactacatgaaggcttgaaattatattacgatcgattttcattaAGATgtgggccaggaatattccaaaaTAGTGCAAATcatcgtgaaagctgatcgcggaaaagcgattgtgTGACGTTCGGTAAGTtataagatgacatgttatcacatacaagacgaaaaaactcttcagattctcagtctgcattttgtaaccactctgcagtctgcagtctacattttgtactaagTATACATTTTttatccggtctgcagtctgttGTCTGCATACTGGGATCATGCCttttagaaatgaaaacacAACTCAACGGTTGTGTCACGACACGTATATTTCCCTGAGACTTGGCATCCTCTcgtcttgtttttttctttttgtcgcCTCGCAGATATTTATTTTTACGGTTTAAATGCACTTGCTACGGCGTGGAACGGGAATCATCGGTAATTTCAGCTCAACTTTCAGAGTGAGTTTTTTCCAAAAAGCCCGCTAAAAATGCGGATCGATGcctaaaatattaaaatttaatccagAATTTTTTACCTAAGAAAATCAGAACGGCCAATGAAATGAGTCATcgcaatttctcctttttttttttggcctgaAACTGGTATTAAAGGAGACTTAGGAAGAACATCTAAAGATCGAAAACCGCTAAGTCATCTAATTTCGCCTGCTTCAAAATAGTTGCCAATATGTGAATACGTACGAGTGCGATTGAAATTTGATTTGTTCCGGgggaataaaattgaaaatggtcAAGAGATCACGAGATTAACACTAACCGGCTAACCTTGATCTTTTGCCCTGGAGGGAACTTTGTAATGGGTGAAACTGCACCAAAGGTAAAAATTCCGTAAACCAGTAACACGCCGGCAAGCAGTCCTGATCACTAACGGAACAACGCGCGTGCAGAAATCCATTGTGTTAAAGCCCGATTAGCATACTTGCACACTTTTACAGACGACTGCACTTAAATCGTTTTACAGAATTTCTTTAGTACAGGTAATCAGAAGATTTCGAGCGCAATTTGGAATAATGaagcaagagttttttttttcaatgacaaacaaagttttcaaaaaatgttaaCAGCCcttatttgaaagtaaaattaaaaagtttgagcgggttttttttataattatgcaAAGGCAACTCACGACATAATTCATTTAAACTTGCTAATGCATTGAGAGCTCGGTCACGGCAATTGCTTTCAATCAAAGCAACAATTTTCTAGATAATTTCTCTTGACTTTGAAGCCCGTCAAAAAAGTCAAAGTGTGGATAATCAGTTTGTTACCTTTTTCTGCGCTATaactaaatgcccggcagctAGACATGGTATCAAATACACTAATTGCacggcagtcagaaattttcacagaatttccaccgGAAGGttgtttcaaactttttaagaaTATGAGATTTTTGCTCAGAAATTTTGAGCGGTTCCAACAATCAAGTTGGctctttaaaggaaaagtgGACCGTGAAAATATTTAGTTCATCATCTTGTTTgttaatgtgaaaaaaaattacccacccgaaccaatcagaattgacgaaagaatcggaaaaaggggttaaccaataaaaagtcgttatatattttcttgcagAAGAATGGcgtcacggaacacgattaATGTCAAGTTTGCGTAGACGTTGCCTCGCCTCCGTCTTACCTTGgtgggggagggtacggctacacgtaggctactgGCACCCAGGCTAATCGATACAAATTAATGCCAGCAAGCTGTAGGTTCCGAGAGCTGATTGACTCGATCTATTTCGCGTTTGGGACTCGTAAGGATGCTGCTTGTAAGTTCTTGTAAGTGCGGTAATTTTAAGGGAATTTATAAGCTACATGCAAATTGCGAGACTTGCAAGTTCTGTTTATCACACATCGTTTCAAATGTCATTGTTCTTTTCGTGGTTTCCTATTCTCagtcaagttaatttttttctctgaataatACCAACTCATTATaaaacttgttttctttgttgtacgCTCGCTCCGCAACCCGATTTGAAGCAATTTCAGATAGTTAGGGTTGCTCGGATTTCCCTGAAACACATCAATTCAGACCTCGAAAACGTGGTCTATGTATTACTCGAAAAGTTAAGGCTCTTGGTGCTGCTCTTAtgctaacaatttttttgtgttcttcccTGGTTATGCGAGCCATTGGATGGGTGAATGTCGCAGACAGTGACTTAATTTTCAGGGGTATTAGTTTTCGCTATTGACAACATTTCCCGTGTACAACTACATTTGtcacaatgataaaaataatactCTGAAGTTGGTTGTAAGTGGTTTCGGGTGGTttttaggtggttgtaggtggttgtaggtggttgtaggtggttgtaggtggttttaggtggaTTTtggtcattccttgttttagtatCTACGGACACAACAGTTGCATCCGTTTTCATCTCTAAAAAGCATGATCCCAGTATATCAGGGATTCCTGAATGCTACGAAATACACATTTGAATTCCAATAGCTATTAGATTGCACAGTGGACTGAAAATTTCTTCTCTATGGTGAGATGTTAGAATCGATGGTCAAACTGTGATGACCAGGTCTATATAATGTTCATCTTGAGAAATTACCTCCCCTCCCTCGAAAAAAATGAAACGCCAGAGAATGGTCCAGAATTATACGTTTTGGCACAGCTTTCTAAAAACCCAGATTTCTGATTCATTTTATTAACCTGAAGACGGGAGTAATGCCATGAAGGGCAGGGGTCGGGAGGCAGAGTGCCACAATAGTACTGGAGCCGAGAAAACGTGGTACAGGTAGTGGCGAACTGTGGACCCCTTATCCCCCCACCCCCGCCCCCCTCCTGCATGACACGACAAagggtaaattaaaaataaatcagaatTAAAGGAACGTGATATCTGGCCACAGGACTAGAAAATATGTAAGTCTCGGGCAAGGTATTAAACTCCAAACTTTCGAATTATCCGCTCTGATGTTGTACAATGAACTTGATGGAGAGTTAGGCCGTTACTAAGTTTCATTGTGACAACGATCCCGCATATCGCTAGGACTGACAATGTCAAAGTCTCGGTagtgaaataaaaagatgttgTCACGAGATGTGGAACGAGAGTGGGACAAAAAAATCTGATTCTTTTATGAGGAAGGAGTTTATCCCAATCTCTCACATTCTATTTGAGTTAAAAGTGCTAATTCgttcatcattttttcaaatttaaaatagcAAAATGTGAAGCATGACTTGGATTTATAAATGAAAAACGATACTATTGATCAGGTTTTATCGTTCTTCGGCTAAAGGTTTAGAGTCATGGCACCGAACGGTTACAGGGAGATCTCCTCCACTGGTGAATCTGCCGATAAAGTTGGTTTTGTCTCTTTCCTTTGTTTGCACTGGATGAACGATGTCATGAAGACAGGCAGTAAACGAACCTTAGAGGAAGAAGACTTTGTACCACTCTCAAACGAGAAGACCTCACAGTCAGCCACAGAACTTCTtgacaaaaaatggaaagaggAAATAGCTAATTCCATTAGGAAGAAGAAAACACCGAAGTTGTGGAAAAGTGTTTTGAAGATGATTTCCCTCAGGgaagctgtttttgttgtttgctgtgatgtcttgTACGCAATCGGCTCCCTCCTTTCACCATTGCTCATTAGACATCTGATTTTTATGTTAATGTCACCTGAAACACATCAGAACAACATCCTTCATGGTTGCGTGTTAGCAACTGCCATGGCTGTAACCACTTTGGTCGGGACCCTCGGCGTGCAACATAACTCTTACGCGGGTGAATTAATGGGCATCAGACTGAGTAACGCAGTGAAAGGTCTCGTTTACAGAAAGGTGAGCACAAGAAGGGTAACTTACTCGTCCCCAGCGTTCCCCATAATCTGCGCGCCGTTTACTTTTTCCCATCCCGCTGCACTTGCCCCTGTTAGTTACCGACACTGTCGCTTTGAAGAAGATTGGAAACGAGTCAGGGTAGGGTTGGGTTAGGTATGGGGAATGGGCGCAATCTTCGTTAATTCTCTCGACACTTTTTCCTTCGCTTTTCGATACACTTTTGTTATTAACCCTAAATTATGGAGTAGTCAGAGAACGTTTTTAATGAAGTGTCTAAGTAGGTAATCTAGGAGTGCATTCCGTCTTTTCTCGGCAACACTGTGTATTCGCAGGCTGGTATTACATATCAACCAGCATCTGAAATGATTATGCCCAAGCTGAAGCTTCTATGAATTCATATACTTTCGCAAACCTGAAAAACAAGATTTGTCTTGGCACCTTAAGACTCCTCTAGTTACGCCTCTGTCTTGGGAGCGTGAGAGGTAGTTCAATCTGAGACTTGAATCCTCGATCTCGCGGGTGGCAGCCGGCGTTCTAGCAATTTAGCCAGACCCAGTTGGCGGTCCTCATTGGCTCCTTAATGTAtgcgatgaaaaaaaatgattgagaaTTGAACTTTGGAAGTGCGTTTTTTCCTTGGAGATGAGTAGAACTTGGTAATCACTCCCGAACTAACCAATCAGCGCACTCGAATTGCACTATCCACCTGAGTGGTATACACTAATCATCTTtaatatatactaaaacagtgtaTAGCATTGAAGGCGTGCGCTGATTGGCTTTTTCGCCCGAAAATAATGTAATCGTTGCGAgaaaaaatgagttgaaatcatctttttgtgtctttttctcTGACTGTTTTAGTACATCCTAAAGCAATTACTCGGTGGCCATCGGTGGGTATTCACCTCGCCACTTTGCAGCtgggtaaatatccaccactaacCACCTTTACTTTGGCGAATGGTAGTTAATGATTCTGATTACTTTCTGCACTAAACATgggttttccttttcaagaaGACAATTctagtattgatattgtttcattCTCAGATCTTACTGCTTAGCAAGAGCTCATTGTCAAAGTTTTCAGCAGGGCGTGTGATCGACTTGCTATCAAATGATGTTCAGCGGATGGAGACAGCACCTAAATGTATTCTAACAATGAACTCAGCCATACTCCAAATCGTGCCTGCAACGCTTATAATCGCTTATTTGATTGGCTGGCAGGCTCTTATGGGAGAGATATTTCTCTGGCTTCTTTTACCGTATTACGCAGAGATGTCTTCTGTCAATGCCGTACTGCGTCTGCGTTCAGCGGCGGAATCTGATCGGCGAATTTCCTTGACGAACCAAGTGGTTTCTGGGATACGTGCTATCAAAGCGCATGCGTGGGAGGAtgaattcagagaaaaaataaaacatatacGAAAGtaagggaaatttaaaaacctACTTAATTTTTTCAGGTAACCGCAGAACATCTTCGCACCCATACCTTTGGGTGAACGAAGTGATAGTATTGGTTTACTGGCGTGATAACTCGTGCAAGATTTCGGGAGAACACTGTAAGAGTTTTTAATTCACCAATTTAACATTTATGGGTGGCGAGGGTGGCTGTGAGGGAGGTTGGAACTCATATTTAGGAATCTCTTTTAACCATGACGAAGTACTATTTATTGCACTTTGCTTATTGTAAAATGTGTTCAGTTTTCAGAGAGTTTTTGGGTGTAATAAACGATACGTATCTTCTCAACCAGTGCAGAGTGAAGAGTGCAGAGTTTCTGATCAGTACCTTCAGTTtctcaaaaataataataataataattttatttatacttCAAAAATTGACCAGCTTAATTTAAATATCAAGACAGCTGGTATAAACCTATGTGCAGTTGTTAAACCATTTCAAATTAGTGTAGCAataaaaaactattaaaaactAAAAGGTAAGATTTGGTTACAAAAATAACAGCTAGTATATATATAAATAGAGAAAAACTCTATGTTACATTTGTGCTGTATTCTGTCTTGCTCTaacaaataatgaaatgtttttgacTTACGAGTTCTTAAATTTAAGTCTTTAGCTTGCAATTCTTTAGGTAAATTGTTCCGTTCTTTTCCAGCTGCAAATTTGAATGTAGACTGGCCCATTGTAGATTTTACTTTAGGCAAGTGAGTTTCTCGAGTATCTCTTAAGGACCTGCCGCAAAGTTCATATCTGAAATTCACATAACTCTGAAGTTGCGTGTGACAACGGTagttattaacaattttaaacactaGCTGAAGACGCATATATCGTCGCCTGCTGGATAACGTAAGAAGTCCTAATTTGTCTCTCATCCTTTGAGTGCAAGTCAGATGATTTGTCTTAAGATTATTCTTAAAGCTTTATTCTGTAGCCGTTCTAAAACAAAGGGAAATCCTCCTAGTGCAGGATCCCGTATGGTAAAACCGCaatctaaaaaagaagaaaatctgTTTAACAATTTAAGTTTAGAGTAGACTCTGGACGCGACGTAAGACATGTGACTGTTCCAAGATAACGATTCATCTACTACCACGTCAAGGTACTTAAAAGATCTCTCCtggtttatatgataaataataagaataattgataatctttttgtttctttcagacGAGAAATAAGCATCATCCGTACAAAAAGTGCCATTCTTTCAAGTTTGGCTGCCTTGGAGTATACTTCAATACCAATCCTGCTGTCTGTTATTACTCTGCTGCTTACTGGTCAACCCCTAACACCAGTCAATGTTTTTATGCTCTTAATGTTTATTAACCTGCTAAAACTTACTATTTGCCTTGACATTGCGTATGGTGTGGTGGAGACACGGGAATCATTTGCATCACTCGGAAGAATAGaagattttcttatttcagaggATTTGTTTTCCATCTCTGAGGATTGTTGTCTACAAGACAGAGGAACAGTTCTAGAGAGAAAGTGGGGCAAGTTACAAAACGATTCTACATCTATAAGCCGGTCGTATGTATCAGATGAAGATCCCCTTACTGATCAGTGGATAAACCCTTCCAAGCCAGGAACTTTATGTGTGTCGCATTTAACATATAAAGAAATAGCAAAGAAAGATGAATTTATTCTTCAAGATGTGAACTTCGTTGCTGCATCAGGAAGCTTGACAGTCGTCACCGGACCAGTAGGCAGCGGTAAATCAACTCTGCTCTCAGCGATCGCTGGCGAGATGCCAGACGTAAGCGGAACAATAAGCCGTAAAGGAACTTTTGTGTATGTACCGCAAATAGCCTGGGTGTTCTCTGGAAgcttaagagaaaatattttatttggagAGTCGTACGAGGAACCAAGATACACCAGAATAATCGAGGCATGCGCCCTCACGGAAGACTTTCAGCGGTTCCCGAACGGTGACCAAACCATTGTTGGTGAGCGCGGTGCCGTTCTGAGTGGTGGTCAGCGTGCAAGAGTAAACTTAGCACGCGCAGTGTACATGGATGCAGACCTTTACTTGTTGGATGACCCTCTCAGCGCGGTGGACTTCAAAGTTGGTCGGCATATCTTTGAAAAGTGTATCAAGGGTTTGCTTGGTGAGAAGACCCGCCTGTTAACTTCACATCAAGAACAACATATGAAAGATGCAGACCGAGTGATTGTACTGCACAAAGGTCGCGTTCTGGGGAAGGGAACCTTCGCTAAGCTTCAGAGAAAAAGCATCTTAAATACGACCATCGACCCACTTTACAAGAATGCTTTGACAGTGAACAAGTCCAATAACATGGTCACCACAACGGAGGATGAAGAGAGACGCGGAGATTTGGAGCCACTTAGAAATAAAGACAATGAACTGGAAATATCTGTTGAAGATCGGGCAATCGGAACGGTGTCAAGTAAGCTGTATTGGGACTACTTCAGAAGTGGTATTAGCTCCTTGTTCATCATTGGAATGATTTTCTTGTGTCTTATTTCTCGAGGTGAGCACTAAAGAATTATAAAAGTGGCAAAAACTTAGCCATTGTTTGGTGCTGTCGAGAAACATTTTCTCTCGGGGCGAACCAGCAAGCAAGCAACCAAGTCAGAAACTCCAACCCAGTTTCTCTTTGTCTGGGAGGAGCAAGAGGAAACTGGGACTGACGGAAAAAGGCGTGCAAAGGGTGACAGGaaattcatgttaagactaacAACTAACAGTCGGTTTAAAACTCAGAGTTATTATTGTTTATCACCCACCTCCCTCGACCTTGAATGGTTTAACACCCTCATTGTTCCTTGATGAGTTTTCTACGTTCCTGGAGCACTATATCGCTGATCCTGGTGGAATATTATTAGTTGGTGATTTTAATATACATGTTGACACCTGTTCTTCCCAACACTCAActgaatttcttcaattgttggATTCTTTCAATCTTACTCAACATACACATGGCTCAACGCATAAAGATCGACACACCTTAGATCTTGTGATTACAAGATCTGATGATAgtattgtttcaaatttaacaattggttctcCTTTTGTCATCTCTGATCATGCTGCTGTTCACTTCCAGCTCTCGCTTAATAAGCCGCCGCTCGACAAGAAGATTATTTCATTCAGAAAGCTTCGATCtattgattttgataatttctgtGCTGATGTTATGAATTCGAGCCTTCCTGATCTTTTTGCCTCGTCATCGTCATCCTTGGATTATTTGATTGATCAATATAACAGAGTCCTTACTACCATACTTGAGACTCATGCTCCACTGCAAAAAAAGTTAGTTACTTTGCGTCCCGCTGCACCTTGGTATTCTgaggagataaataatttaaagagaTCCCGTAGAAAACTTGAACGACGCTGGCGAATGACAAAACTTCCTTCTGATCGTAAGTTGTTTATTGAGGGATGTGATGCTGTCAACAACTTAATTCGTGATTCCAAGAAGAATTATTTCGCATCATTAATCAATGAGAATCAGTCAAattataaacagctttttaagataattgataaactactacaaaggaaaacagatattCAATATCCCCCCTGCAAATCGCCCACTGATCTTGCTAACAAGTTTATTAagtacttcactacaaagaTAGATAGAATACGGGGTCATATAACGACTGCTGCTTTCCCTCATCGAGAtacagttgctgttgttgacaaCGCCTGTCCatattcttttgatattttcaaaatggtaacAGCGGATGAAGTTCATACATGTATCATGAATCTGGCTGCTAAGTCATGTGCTCTTGATCCTCTTCCTGGTTATGTTACAAGAAATGCACTTAGTGTTCTgttgcctttcatttccaaaatcataaatatcTCATTGGAATCTGGTCAGATGCCTTCGCAACTCAAGGTTGCAATGTTACGCCCGCTCCTTAAGAAATCTTCTTTGGATCATACTCAATTCTGCAATTATCGTCCGGTATcgaatctttcatttattagcaaagcaattgaaaaattggtaGCTAATCAACTTATCTCCTACATTAACGATTATGAGTTAAATGAGACATTCCAGTCGGCGTACAAGAAATATCACAGTGCTGAAACTGCACTTATTCGTGTTCACAATGATATTCTTTCTGCCATTGATAATcgtcgaatcgtaattttgctgttgttagacCTTTCCGCTGCCTTCGATACAGTCGATCATACCATCCTCCTCTCTCGTTTACGTGTACGGTTTGGGATAGCTGGGAAGCCTCTATTATGGTTGCAATCTTATTTATCGAATCGCACGCAATATGTCTCCGTTGATGGTGGTACTTCGACGAAACATGACCTTAAATGTGGAGTGCCACAAGGATCTGTCTTGGGAcccattttgtatttgctttatactTCACCGCTTTCAGATatcgtaaagaaatttaacctGAGCTATCATTTTTATGCTGACGACTCACAGCTTTACTTGTCTTTCCAACCAACCGTACTGGGTGATAGGGATCTAGCGGTTTCTAGCATCGAGAGCTGTGTGGATGAAATCAGTCATTGGATGATGGTTAATcgtcttaaattaaataaagacaaaactgaattattgGTAATTTCCGCTAAACATCTTCCAAGACCACTCCTTCACGAAATTTCAGTTGCTGGTGAGACTATTCCTTCCGTGCAAAAGGCGAGGAATATCGGCACTATGTTCGACagccatttttgctttaaggatcatattactgacatttgtaaatcttcattttatcatttgcgaAATATTAGCTATATCAGGAAATATCTTTCAGCGACCACTACTGAATTGCTGGTTCATATGTTTGTATCTTCGAAGCTGGATTACTGTAATTCCCTTTTGTATGGCCTACCAGCCTACGCTATAAAAAGGCTACAACACGTCCAGAATGCCGCGGCGCGCCTCGTCACACTTACAAAAAAACATGATCACATTACGCctgttcttttcaatcttcattgGCTTCCCGTTAACCAacgtattatttttaagattttacttatAACCTACAAGGCACTTAACAACCTGGCACCGTCGTACATTTGTGATCTGCTTACATCTTACACCCCATTGCGTCAACTACGCTCATCATTCAAGCACCTTCTGGTTTCTCCATCctataacttgaaaacatatggCGCAAGATCCTTTTCTGtagcagcaccatcattatggaatgctttgccaagtgaaattagaaatgctcagtctgtgtctgtttttaaacgtagattaaaaactttactctttagaaaagccttttataattaatattagctgtcttaagtgttaatgtttaagttttttttttcttgtaggcgcCTTTGAACAGTAGGATACTGGCGcggtataaatcttttattattattattattattattattaacaacCAATCCACCATTTATAAGAGAGGTTGACGCCTTTTAATCCTgagtttaaaattgtttatttcatctgaTTTAGACTGTTACGCAGattatgaagaaaattatcTCACTTTCgcctatttttattattcaccATTTTTTTCGCCCTTTTTCAGCATCGATAGTTGCCCCTGACGTGTGGCTGTCCTTTTTGACCGGGAAACTTCCATCAGAACAGAAAGACAAGACAAATCTAACTATCTACGGTGGTTTGGTCGCTGCTTCCTTCATATTAAGCATCATCAGGGcctacattttctttttggcaTGTCTAAGAAGCTCTGAGCGGCTTCATGACAAAATGGTTATGGCTCTTTTAAAAGCGCCGGTTCTTTTTTTCGATTCAAATCCCGTGGGTAGAATCCTGAATCGATTCTCTAAAGACGTGGGTAGCATGGATGAGTTATTACCATTACAGTTTCTATCTACAATTCAACTGGTATTGCTGTTGCTCTCATCAGTGATCGTTCCTTCTGCTACAAATCCTTGGGTTTTGTTTGTCACTGTTCCAGTGACAGCCATGATTCTTTACTTCGCAAGATTTTACTTGAAGAGTTCCAGAGAACTAAAAAGGTTGGAGTCAATATTTCGAAGCCCAATCTTCTCTCACATATCAGAAACTCTCGATGGACTGGACACAATTCGAACAAGAGGTAGACAGAGAGATTTTATGCACAAGTTTTACAAGTAAGTTCGAGCAACTCTTCAAGTGAGCTTGAAAGGTAAAATCTCAAACTCAATTCAGGCTCGGTCCGCTAAACGCTCATAGTGCAAGGTTTGTGTTTGGCATCCTGGATCATCATCTGTAAAAAGAAATCTCTCCTGTTGCCCCTTCCCCATCCTTCCACCTTCCACCATACCCTTCCACCATACCCTTCCACCATACCCTTCCACCTCCCCGCCCGAACCTTCCCCTTCCAACGCTTTGAAAATTGTAGAGATTGGGGCAGTGGATCTAAAATTTGGTATTCGGTCCCAGCTTCAAATTAGCCCCTCTAcctgataactttttttcattgacggtccaaatgttttttcttttctaatttacattttgtataccaaatctaaaaatttgtttccttcatcATGGTGATGGCACCCTCTACGCAACGCCTAAGAA from Pocillopora verrucosa isolate sample1 chromosome 8, ASM3666991v2, whole genome shotgun sequence includes these protein-coding regions:
- the LOC136282884 gene encoding ATP-binding cassette sub-family C member 4-like; translation: MGIRLSNAVKGLVYRKILLLSKSSLSKFSAGRVIDLLSNDVQRMETAPKCILTMNSAILQIVPATLIIAYLIGWQALMGEIFLWLLLPYYAEMSSVNAVLRLRSAAESDRRISLTNQVVSGIRAIKAHAWEDEFREKIKHIRKREISIIRTKSAILSSLAALEYTSIPILLSVITLLLTGQPLTPVNVFMLLMFINLLKLTICLDIAYGVVETRESFASLGRIEDFLISEDLFSISEDCCLQDRGTVLERKWGKLQNDSTSISRSYVSDEDPLTDQWINPSKPGTLCVSHLTYKEIAKKDEFILQDVNFVAASGSLTVVTGPVGSGKSTLLSAIAGEMPDVSGTISRKGTFVYVPQIAWVFSGSLRENILFGESYEEPRYTRIIEACALTEDFQRFPNGDQTIVGERGAVLSGGQRARVNLARAVYMDADLYLLDDPLSAVDFKVGRHIFEKCIKGLLGEKTRLLTSHQEQHMKDADRVIVLHKGRVLGKGTFAKLQRKSILNTTIDPLYKNALTVNKSNNMVTTTEDEERRGDLEPLRNKDNELEISVEDRAIGTVSSKLYWDYFRSGISSLFIIGMIFLCLISRASIVAPDVWLSFLTGKLPSEQKDKTNLTIYGGLVAASFILSIIRAYIFFLACLRSSERLHDKMVMALLKAPVLFFDSNPVGRILNRFSKDVGSMDELLPLQFLSTIQLVLLLLSSVIVPSATNPWVLFVTVPVTAMILYFARFYLKSSRELKRLESIFRSPIFSHISETLDGLDTIRTRGRQRDFMHKFYNYQDTHTQSFVMVTASGRWFGIRLDAIISLLIGLVVLVAVLVSQDAASAGLSLTYLIQTVELTQYTVRKSSDVENFMTSVERVMTYTKLDSEPGYKVDTLPPEHWPREGNITFRDVSMTYYPGGPKALRNINLDIKGGSNIGVAGRTGAGKSSFAAALLRMPDPDGDILVDGVQIKNINLRAARGCISALGQTPVLFSGSLRTNLDLVNRFQDADLWRVLEDVQLKDFVQSLEGQLDYELLENGANVSVGERQLICLARVLLQQNKIVILDEPTAHVDPGTEEIIWRVVREKLKDSTVIIIAHHLNTIRHCDKVFVFKEGGVVECGTCDT